The following proteins are encoded in a genomic region of Bacillus sp. Marseille-Q1617:
- a CDS encoding glycosyltransferase, whose amino-acid sequence MNARHTVMILPQFDEPRLGMEDKMKCEERSTALFKQNLNLITLLRENDGDPIPVIMNPLVLGFFSTDEFIDAADSFLQGMLRREEEKEKWVHIYSQWMGWNKNLSEAYKKLLEEGKTILIPTSLNSIPLTHYRTSIGMEVQVKVSIEMFKKYLGVSPDFFWLPQAAYLPGLDLYLLKEGIEASFISSFSYKFSEKEMGEAETLRSPRGLKLIPVFTQDPQEQASKENPQGISLVTLKLDGCEKPELAKLHSSSLHSWLNAPCSLARIGFGYLGMEDQTPILQDPAMRNIRKVHEMELGKVQSDMEVTGSEFHQLSREFIYALQRLNEKELDISYFNRIASLITAGNTDDHFFYHRNKVNPIPSSELLDLCIGERKSNSQVENRDAVLILSWEYPPNIVGGLSRHVYDLANNLVKKGKKVHVLTARSKDSLSYEKVEGVTIHRVHPLHPYEENFFKWVFDLNQSFVQHAHELISQENITHIHAHDWIVSTSAIKLKELHSLPLITTIHATEHGRNQGIYTELQQKIHKEEQMLISASDHLIVCSDHMKEEVKSLFTFEAPIEVIPNGVEIEKLEHLPTDHSMEESRPFFFSIGRMVHEKGFETLIRAASLLKGEGHEVSFIIAGKGPMLEHYRQMVQNENLDDMVFFTGFISDEKRNSYLKNCLAVIFPSLYEPFGIVALEAMACRKGVVASDTGGLKSIVKHEHTGLVFQPDNEVNLYTLLLSLINDPGKSERLGEMGFRMAKSMFSWERIADQTMHVYEDVLLQTKVEGLR is encoded by the coding sequence ATGAACGCCAGGCATACAGTGATGATCTTACCCCAATTTGATGAACCTAGGTTGGGCATGGAAGATAAAATGAAATGTGAAGAAAGAAGTACAGCCCTGTTTAAACAAAATTTAAATTTGATTACTTTATTGCGAGAAAATGACGGAGATCCGATCCCTGTCATCATGAATCCATTAGTATTGGGTTTCTTTTCAACGGATGAGTTCATCGATGCTGCAGATTCTTTTCTGCAGGGGATGCTCAGGAGGGAAGAAGAGAAAGAAAAGTGGGTTCACATTTACTCCCAATGGATGGGTTGGAACAAAAATCTATCAGAAGCGTATAAAAAACTGCTGGAAGAAGGGAAAACGATTCTCATCCCGACTTCGTTGAATTCCATTCCCTTGACCCATTACCGGACATCGATCGGAATGGAGGTACAGGTGAAAGTAAGCATTGAAATGTTTAAGAAATATTTAGGGGTAAGCCCCGATTTTTTCTGGCTGCCACAAGCTGCTTATTTGCCTGGTCTGGACCTTTACTTGCTCAAGGAAGGTATAGAAGCTTCCTTTATCTCTTCATTTTCTTACAAGTTCAGTGAAAAAGAGATGGGAGAAGCTGAAACTCTCCGAAGTCCAAGAGGCTTAAAATTGATACCGGTATTCACTCAAGATCCTCAAGAGCAGGCGAGTAAAGAAAACCCTCAAGGGATTTCCCTTGTCACTCTCAAACTGGACGGCTGTGAAAAGCCGGAGCTTGCAAAGCTTCACTCATCATCCTTACACAGCTGGCTCAATGCTCCTTGTTCACTTGCAAGAATTGGATTTGGCTATTTAGGGATGGAAGACCAAACTCCAATATTACAGGACCCAGCGATGAGGAATATAAGAAAAGTACACGAAATGGAATTGGGGAAAGTGCAATCTGACATGGAGGTAACAGGTTCTGAGTTCCATCAGCTATCGAGGGAGTTCATTTACGCTCTTCAACGATTGAATGAGAAAGAGCTGGACATATCTTATTTTAACCGAATAGCCTCACTCATCACCGCCGGGAACACAGATGATCACTTCTTTTACCATCGAAATAAAGTGAACCCTATTCCTTCAAGTGAATTGCTGGATCTCTGCATTGGGGAACGGAAGTCTAATTCACAAGTTGAAAACCGTGATGCCGTTTTGATTCTCAGCTGGGAATATCCACCTAATATAGTGGGAGGACTCTCCCGCCACGTATATGATTTAGCGAATAACCTGGTCAAGAAAGGAAAAAAGGTGCATGTTCTCACTGCGAGGTCTAAGGATTCCCTTTCTTATGAAAAAGTTGAAGGGGTGACGATTCACCGTGTCCATCCATTACACCCATATGAAGAGAATTTCTTTAAGTGGGTGTTTGATTTGAATCAATCTTTCGTTCAACACGCCCATGAACTGATCTCTCAAGAGAACATCACTCACATACATGCTCATGACTGGATAGTATCGACATCTGCGATCAAATTGAAGGAATTACACTCGCTGCCTTTAATCACGACCATACATGCCACTGAACATGGCAGAAACCAAGGAATCTATACTGAGCTTCAGCAGAAAATTCATAAGGAGGAACAAATGCTGATTTCTGCTTCGGATCATTTGATTGTATGCAGTGATCATATGAAGGAAGAAGTAAAATCATTGTTCACTTTTGAGGCTCCAATCGAGGTGATTCCAAATGGGGTTGAAATAGAAAAGCTCGAACACCTGCCTACAGATCATTCGATGGAGGAAAGCAGGCCGTTCTTCTTTTCAATCGGGAGGATGGTGCATGAGAAAGGATTCGAAACACTTATCCGTGCCGCTTCTCTTTTGAAGGGTGAAGGCCACGAAGTCTCGTTCATCATCGCAGGCAAAGGACCGATGCTGGAGCACTACCGTCAGATGGTACAGAATGAAAATCTCGACGATATGGTGTTCTTTACAGGCTTCATATCTGATGAGAAGAGGAACAGCTACCTGAAAAATTGCCTGGCAGTCATTTTCCCGAGTCTTTACGAACCGTTTGGGATTGTTGCCCTTGAAGCCATGGCTTGTAGAAAAGGGGTCGTTGCTTCGGATACTGGCGGATTAAAAAGCATTGTGAAGCATGAGCATACCGGTTTAGTATTTCAGCCTGACAATGAAGTCAATCTGTACACCCTCCTTCTTTCACTGATTAACGATCCGGGGAAATCCGAACGATTAGGTGAAATGGGTTTCAGGATGGCGAAATCCATGTTCAGCTGGGAGCGCATTGCCGACCAGACGATGCATGTTTATGAAGATGTACTCCTGCAAACCAAAGTAGAAGGACTGCGGTGA
- a CDS encoding nucleotidyltransferase family protein, whose amino-acid sequence MKAVILAGGEGKRLRPYTISVAKPMVPILNKPILEYSINLLRSYGIKDILITTCYKSNTIKEYFGNGSRFHVNITYLEERKPLGTAGGIFLAKHLLEEPFLVLSGDAFTNIPIDQVMNFHRSKKAAMTLVSKEVPDPREYGICYTDESRKLIDFVEKPAVWEGNEVNTGVYMVEPFLLKKYSRKGALDFSQDLIPSLLQNDEAVYVFKTNAYWRDIGNPEEYKKAREDLMRGQFNPEKASSFSRKTDTAILDPFITRVQVACPKVKKPFVLAKLLESESVPAIDEEEFMIEHRDGGWTKIISDPDRGFIIYSKADRRNLARELARYYGKKIKTWQKV is encoded by the coding sequence ATGAAGGCCGTCATTTTAGCAGGAGGAGAAGGAAAGCGGCTGAGACCTTACACGATTTCAGTCGCCAAGCCAATGGTCCCGATCCTTAATAAGCCCATCCTCGAGTACAGCATTAATCTGCTGCGTTCCTATGGCATTAAGGACATTCTCATAACCACTTGCTATAAAAGCAATACCATCAAGGAATATTTCGGAAACGGCAGCCGGTTCCATGTGAATATTACCTATTTGGAGGAAAGAAAGCCGCTCGGTACCGCAGGCGGAATCTTTTTGGCAAAACATCTGTTGGAAGAGCCTTTTCTTGTACTTAGCGGCGATGCCTTTACCAATATTCCCATTGACCAGGTGATGAACTTTCACCGCAGCAAGAAAGCGGCCATGACGCTGGTGTCGAAAGAGGTGCCAGACCCAAGGGAATATGGGATCTGTTATACCGATGAAAGCAGGAAGCTTATCGATTTTGTTGAAAAGCCTGCCGTGTGGGAAGGGAATGAAGTCAACACCGGAGTATATATGGTCGAGCCTTTCCTCCTTAAGAAATATTCACGTAAAGGTGCGCTGGATTTCAGTCAGGATCTAATCCCTTCCCTTTTACAAAACGATGAAGCGGTATATGTATTCAAAACAAATGCCTACTGGAGAGATATCGGCAATCCGGAAGAATACAAGAAAGCGCGTGAAGATCTGATGAGAGGGCAATTCAATCCTGAGAAGGCTTCCAGCTTTTCAAGAAAGACCGATACAGCCATTCTTGATCCCTTTATCACAAGGGTTCAGGTAGCTTGTCCAAAAGTGAAAAAGCCATTCGTACTTGCCAAACTTCTGGAATCAGAATCAGTCCCCGCCATTGATGAGGAAGAATTCATGATCGAGCACCGTGATGGTGGATGGACAAAAATAATCAGTGACCCTGACAGAGGCTTTATTATTTATTCAAAAGCGGATCGAAGAAATCTGGCGAGAGAACTTGCCAGGTATTATGGAAAAAAAATAAAAACATGGCAAAAGGTGTAG
- the rpmG gene encoding 50S ribosomal protein L33 — protein sequence MRVNITLACTETGERNYITTKNKRNNPDRLELKKYCPKLKRVTLHRETK from the coding sequence ATGCGTGTAAACATTACATTAGCTTGCACAGAAACTGGTGAGCGTAACTATATTACTACAAAAAACAAGCGTAATAATCCAGATCGTCTTGAGCTAAAAAAATATTGCCCGAAATTAAAGCGTGTGACTCTTCACCGCGAAACGAAATAA
- a CDS encoding 5-formyltetrahydrofolate cyclo-ligase: protein MDKKAMRKNQLAALMAISPLDYEQKCYVIEQRLFQTEGWKNSEVIAVTVSKQPEVNTWNIIKRGWEEGKKICVPKCKPSTKELTFYELISFTALEKVYYDLYEPVPSLTNQVHKEIIQEVIVPGLAYTKKGYRLGFGGGYYDRFLSGYNGRTLSLAFDEQMVDSLPVESFDVPVDEIITESATIQCG from the coding sequence ATGGATAAAAAAGCAATGAGAAAAAATCAGCTTGCAGCGCTAATGGCGATTTCCCCGTTGGACTATGAACAAAAATGTTATGTAATTGAACAAAGACTCTTTCAAACGGAAGGATGGAAGAACAGTGAAGTCATAGCGGTCACGGTTTCCAAACAGCCTGAGGTCAATACGTGGAACATCATTAAAAGGGGCTGGGAAGAAGGAAAGAAGATTTGCGTTCCAAAATGCAAACCTTCCACGAAAGAATTAACGTTCTATGAGCTGATTTCTTTTACCGCTCTTGAAAAAGTCTATTACGACCTATATGAACCTGTTCCTTCCCTTACCAACCAAGTACATAAGGAAATCATCCAGGAAGTGATCGTCCCGGGTCTGGCCTATACGAAAAAAGGGTACCGTCTCGGATTCGGCGGGGGTTATTATGACCGGTTTCTTTCAGGTTATAACGGACGGACATTATCGTTGGCATTCGATGAGCAAATGGTGGATAGTCTGCCTGTGGAATCATTTGATGTCCCTGTAGATGAAATCATAACCGAAAGTGCCACGATTCAATGTGGATAA
- a CDS encoding DUF92 domain-containing protein yields MTVLLIVLLVSFGGWKTKNLSFSGALSAFLLGCIISYFYHWKGLLLVGAFFLSSSIWSKLFSASKEEIEGRMAKTSVRDWQQVWANGGPAALFIILFHFSGSEWWLYSFAAAVAAANSDTWASEIGPLSRKAPLSIRSFKRVEKGTSGAVSVIGTVAALAGAAFISMLLFLIEGSFEWLHFILIGTAGFLGNIFDTVAGAFWQEEFTCPVCGSSTEAALHCGAPAVRSKGLPWMNNESVNLLSSFLAGIAVFLFISLL; encoded by the coding sequence ATGACTGTATTATTGATTGTTCTGCTTGTATCCTTTGGGGGATGGAAAACAAAGAATTTGAGCTTTTCGGGAGCATTGTCTGCTTTCCTTTTGGGGTGTATCATCAGCTATTTCTATCACTGGAAAGGGCTCCTGTTAGTAGGGGCGTTTTTTCTGAGCTCCAGCATATGGTCAAAATTATTTTCAGCTTCAAAGGAAGAAATAGAAGGGCGGATGGCAAAGACTTCCGTACGTGACTGGCAGCAAGTATGGGCCAATGGAGGACCGGCTGCCCTGTTTATCATCCTGTTCCATTTCTCAGGAAGTGAATGGTGGCTATACTCTTTTGCAGCGGCTGTCGCTGCTGCCAACTCCGATACGTGGGCTTCTGAGATAGGACCGTTGAGCAGAAAAGCTCCTCTTTCAATACGATCTTTCAAGAGAGTGGAAAAAGGAACTTCCGGTGCTGTCTCCGTGATCGGAACGGTCGCGGCATTAGCGGGTGCCGCCTTTATCTCCATGTTACTTTTTTTGATTGAGGGTTCATTCGAGTGGTTACATTTCATTCTCATCGGCACCGCGGGGTTCCTCGGGAATATTTTTGATACTGTGGCAGGGGCATTTTGGCAGGAGGAATTCACCTGTCCCGTATGCGGATCTTCCACCGAAGCTGCTCTGCACTGCGGAGCTCCTGCAGTCAGAAGCAAAGGATTACCATGGATGAATAATGAAAGTGTCAATTTATTATCGAGTTTTCTGGCGGGGATTGCCGTTTTTCTATTCATTTCTTTGTTATAA